Below is a window of Agathobacter rectalis ATCC 33656 DNA.
TATGCTAGGCCGGTATCACAAAATAAAATATGGGAAGTTTGAATATTTTATTATTCAACATATTATTTCTTATATCGTTTCGTATATCCTTTTGCAGTAACTGAATATTCAAAACCACTTAATGTAAAACAGCTGCAAGTAATTAGTCTTCTCTAACTCGATTACAGTTTAATACACCTATATAATTTCGTCAACCGGCTTCTGTGAGCCTTACTCGTTACTGTTCACACCTAACAGTGTGACCGGCAACGATTACAAGCTGCTCCATAGCTTAGATACAGTCGAGTTATACTTCTTTGCACAGCAATGCCCTGACAAAACGTCAGGGCCGGGTATCACATGCCACAGATGGCATATAAAATGGCTTCTAATACCGATTCCTGCAAAGAGGCTGTCTTCCCACACATATATTATCCTTTGTACGGTCACGAAGCTCCGGCACCGGATTTGGCGCCACCTCAAAGCGATAATCCTCCCCGTTTTTGCGGATATAATCCTCAATAAAGGTATGGCTCATTACATTTCTTACCGGGTCATTGACCATGCGCTGATATCTGATAAATGTTTCAGGAGCATTGTTTCTTACATCCACATACCTTTCACGACATGCTGTGTCGTTTACCGTACTGCCAAGCACACACCTGACATACTCAATATTGCTCTCCAGCACAAGAGGAGCCGGGAACTCAGCGTCAGGGATAACCTCCTGCCAATCCTTTTTCTCGTACTGTCTTAGCAGCTCAAGTGCAATATGCAGATGCTTAAGCTCCTGTTCAAACATAAACTGCCATATGCCACGTATTCTTGTATCCGTCTCCGTTTCATAACAGCTCCAATACAGCCAGCACTCGACATACTGATGCACAAGGAGATTTTCAAGGCGGCTCATGCATGGCTTCAACAGGCTGCCATACTGTGTGACATGCTGTTCCTCGACCATTCCGATTTCCTGATATAGCCTGCGTCCCATCTCATCCGGTCAAAGTGCCGCTGTGTTCATATAGTAGTTCATAGTCTGCTGTTCTGCTGCTGTGATTACGTTTGCAGCCAGCACATCCATTGTCGCAGGGCATTTATCCGTCATCGGATATCGTATTGAATCATATGGATGCCTGTGGTGTGAAATAGTCGGTCTGCCCGGTGTGATTTCCGTATAGCCTCCGACAAGCTTCTCTGCGTGCTCACCTGTTGTAAAATCAAGATAATCTGCATAGCGGTACAAATGATCAAAGTCCTCAAGTAACGCAAAATCGAGCGCCGACTTAATATTTTTGTCATTTACTCGTTTTGCAAGATGCGCAGTCAGATCAACCGCAAGCTGCTCGTAGCCTATGGTGTGCTCCAATGCCGACTCATCTGCTGGCTTTAGATGTGTTAGTATTTTCTGCTGCTGTTGCTCACTTTTCCTGATGTATGCAAGCTTTCGTCTAAGCTCATCATCACCTACGCTTCTTGAAAACTGATGTGAAAACCACACGTTTTCAAATTCTGTACCATTCATCAATATGATTCTCGTCCTTGTATACGGATTTACCTCATTTTTGTTATATGGTTTTACCCAGAATTTCTCCCAGTCAACAAATAAATCGCCGGTTCTCTCCGGCCTCATTTTAAATGGATTCATAATACAAACATACCTCCTTCATGCTATTGTATGCACGAAGGAGGTATGCTGTGCGAATGAATCACATTCTAATAATTTGTCAAATATATATGTGTATTTAGAGTTTTCCGAATCAGCCTCATAAGAGCCTTTCCTGCTCTATTGTTTTATCCGATTCAAGAATTGCTTCTTTTAATTCAGCAAGCAATCCTGCATCCTTTTTTTGCAGTTTTTCCCTAGTTGAAGCCTTAAGTGGTATTCCAGCGTCTTTTTTTAATGCTTCCTCAAAATCCGCTACCCCCATTCTATAAGGCATTAGTTTTTCAAAAATTCTATCCTTAATAAACAAGAATATGCTTATCCCGCCAAAATCCATATCTCCCCAATGGAGGAACTCACATTCCTTAGATACAATAAGGCTTAATTTCTTTAGAAAATACACTTCCTTAGGAGTAAAATAACCATGACAAAAAACATACAAGGTATTCTCATCATATTGCATACTTTCATAGTTAGCCTTATTTTCTATGGTCATAATTCTTTTGCATCCTGCAAGCGAAACCGGACTTGCATGCTCAAGTGTCTGCGTATTAATAATGGTTCCATAAATCTGCTTTGACGTATCAATAACACATGTATCATCAATTCTATATGACAATGGTCCCTTCCATTCCATTGTCTGTGCATATGACATAATGCCATGCATCTTCAAAATTTCAAGCCCCGACTTCTTTTTATCCTCTTTGGCATCATCTTCCTCTCCCTCTGTATCATAATCCTCCATATCCTTCTCATAATATGGAGAATATTTAGTCAGAATTGATACCATCTTTTGTCGATAGCATTTTTCAAATTTCTTTGAATCTTTAAAAACATTTGCACTAAAAACACGCTCCCACACAGGTTCCTTTATTCTTGTTATAGCATTGATACACTTAAAACGCATATCCTCCTCAGCCTCTGTGACACTCTTTCCGGCTTCCAGACGCCCCAAAATATCATCATAATATCTGCATATCCAATCGCAGTCACCAACCTCTGATTTCCACTGCTTTACAGACTCTATCAATCTTAGCTGTTTTGCTCTTGAATCCTCAACACCCTCAATCCGACACAGCTCCGGTATGCTGCTGACATCACAATCAATTTTTTTAATATCGCTGTTGACCTGAATCCAACTAATTCTTATCTTCCCATCGTGGCCTGCTTGTGTATTATTCTCTATGAACCTTGCCTGATCGATTAGTTTCCGGCGTCCACCAACAAATTCCATCATTTCTGTTATTTTGTTAAAATGTTTTTCTCCGGTTAGTTTTCCTGACCGGTATCCTTCGGTGTCTGTTTTTTTTATAATATAGCCTGCAAGCGTGTGCTTAATTGGAGTTTTTCCCATAGCATAATACCCCTGTAAAACAATTAATACGTCCTATCACTTTTCCTCAAACAGCTCGATTTCCTCGCCAAGTGGTCCTTTGCAGAATGCTATGCGCGCCGGAAATACCGGTGTTGATGCGATTTCTATATCCTTCGGCTCAATAAATACCTCGTATCCTGCTGCTTTTACAGCCTCTACACACGCATCCACATCATCTGTTGCGAATGCGAAATGACGAATCACACCTTTGCCCGGTGCATCATCTCCATCGTTAAAAATCTCAACAATTCCGTTTCCGGTATCAAGCATGATTCCTGCCTGCCATTCCCTTGCGACCGGGATTCCCAGAATGTTTTTGTAGAAATCTATTGTCTTTTCATATTCCTCTGTGCTGCTGCACTTCATTGATACGTGATGTATACCTTTTATTAAGCTCATTGTTTTTCTCCCTTTATCAATTATTTGGAGCTGTTTTGTGATTTATAGTGATTTCAGCTACTTTTTCCCGCTATTTTTCCGGCTTTTGGGCTGAATTTTAGGAGCTGTTTTGGAGATTTCTGCGGTTTCAGCTACTTTTCTCGCTATTTTTCCGGCTTTTGGGCTGAATTTTAGGAGCTGTTTTGGAGATTTCTGCAGTTTCAGCTACTTTTCTCGCAATTTTTCCGGCCTTTGGGCTGAATTTTGGATGCTGTTTTAAAAGTTTTAGGAATTACAGCTCCCCAGTGCCTGCCTACTATGCTATCAACCTATGGCTATTGTACATTATGTCAATTTAGTCCTACTTAGTAAAATGATGTGAGAGTCAAAAGGTATCCAATTCAGGATCCCTTAAATCATATTATATCTATAAAATTTTCTATTGTCCATATATACAGACGATTATGATTGCGGCCACGCAGCTATGAAGGCACTGAACAATTACGAAATTTATTTGCAAATTCGTACGCTTCATTATACTATATACTCATAGTATCAGAAAATAAGTACAATCTACAGGAGGATTATCATGATAATAAAAAACGGCATTATAGCAGACCCTGCTTCAGGTCTCTACGAACATATGGATATACTTGTAAAAGATGGGAAAATAGTAAAAATATCACCTGACATCTCATGTGCGTCAGACGCTGCTGCAACTGAAAAAGAAGAAATAATAGATGCATCCGGAATGATTGTCGGACCGGGACTTATCGACACACATGTGCATTTCCGTGATCCGGGCTTCACATACAAGGAGGATATCCACACCGGTTCCCTGGCTGCCGCAAAGGGTGGCTTCACAACTGTTGTATGCATGGCAAACACAAAGCCTACAGTGGACAATGTGGATACTCTAAAGGACAACCTCACACGTGGAAAGCAGGAAAAAATCCGTATGTATCAGGCCGCTGCAATATCGCACTCCCTCAAAGGACAGGATGAGGTTGACATGGCAGCTTTAAAGGAAGCCGGAGCATGTGGCTTTACCGATGACGGCATCCCGCTTACAAATGCCGCTTTCTGCTACAGAGCCATGCAAAATGCTGCAAAGCTGGATATGCCGATAAGTCTCCATGAGGAGGACCCTGCATTTATCAAAAACAACGGCATCAACCATGGAAAAATATCTGACGCTCTCGGTATCTACGGCTCACCATCCATCGCTGAGGAAGCCCTTGTCGCAAGAGACTGTCTGCTTGCGCTGCGCAGTGGTGCTGATGTTGTAATACAGCACATCAGCTCCGGTGTATCTGTTGATATAGTCCGCACCTACAAAAAGCTTGGTGCAAGGCTCCATGCCGAGGCCACTCCACATCACTTCACGCTGACTGAGGATGCTGTCTTAGAGCACGGCACCCTTGCCAAGATGAATCCGCCTCTGCGCACTGAAGCAGACCGTCAAAAGATTATAGAGGGACTTATCGATGGCACAATAGACCTTATCGCAACAGATCATGCGCCTCACAGCACTGAGGAAAAATCAAAGCCTGTAACCGAAGCTCCAAGCGGTATCATCGGTCTTGAGACATCTCTTGCTCTTGGTATCACAAGCCTTGTCAAACCGGGCCATCTGAGCATGCTTGAGCTTTTGGAAAAGATGACTATCAATCCTGCCAGGCTGTACCACATGCCTTACGGTACTATCTCAGAGGGTGCTGCTGCAGATTTTGTCATCTTTGATCCTGACGAAAAATGGGTACCATGCGAATATGCATCAAAATCATCAAACACACCTTTCACCGGCATGGAACTGACCGGAAAGGTTAAATACACCGTATGCGGTGGAAATGTGATTTATTCGGATAAATAAATTGTGTATGCACTATTAAAAAAGCAGATTGTGAACTCATATGTCCACAATCTGCTTATTTCTACTTCTCCACCAGCTCCAGGCAGTCTCCATAGTGCCTCTGCAGTGACTTTAAGTCCATAATCATCACATAAAATACTCTGCCATTATGCACTGAATCCACTATCCTGCCGTGATTGAGCACTGAAATATATGTGCCGTCTGCTTTTCGCATATGAAAGAAAATATAATCATTTGAGTGTCCTCCGTTAATCTGCGACCATATGCTTTTTTGACAGCTTTCCTGTTCATCCGGGCGTATCAGATTGCAGAAGCTCTTACCTGTATATGCAAGCAGCTCATCCATGTTTTTACAGCCTGTAAGCCGAAGCAGCTCGCTGTTTGCAAGCAGAATCTCATCATTTTCTTTATCTGCCCTGTAAACAATGAAAGCACCCGGCATATTGTCAATAATATCTTTCACGGCAAATCCAAGCTTCGCACGGCTCTTTATACGCTCCCCCTCACGGTATGCCATGCAGCCGTTCTTCCCACGCATTTTCACCTCATAAAGTGCCATATCCGCACACCGCATGAGCTGTGAACGGTCATCAGCCAAAACAGGATACTCCGCAAAGCCCAGTGAAATGGTAAATGTATGTTCTTCACCTTTACAATAAAATTTCTTGGTTTCTCCTGTAAACTTCTTAAGAAAAGGCTTAACCTCCTCTACCGTGCAATCCGGCATAAAAATGCTAAACTCATCGCCTCCGTTTCTGCCTAGTATAACATCCTTTGAAAAATATTGCTTCATGCTCTCTGCAAGCTTCTGCAGTGCACCATCACCTGCCGCATGTCCATACACATCGTTGACCAGCTTGAAATCGTCAATATCAAGCATTGCCACAACACAATGCTTTTGCGGATTCTGTCTCATATATTGCTCAACCTGCTCATCAAAACCGTGCCTGTTGTAGATACCGGTCAGTGCATCGGTCACAGCCAGTCTCTTGAAATTCTTCCTGTTCTCATTGATTGAAATCAACGCTGCTGTAAGCCCTGCCAAAAGCAGGACAATAACTCCACCTCCGATGAACAGATATAGCAGATATCTGTTATTGTAAAACCCACTCTTGGGTAAAATCTCAAGCCTCCACTTGTATCCATACACGTTAAAGTCATATATCACCGGATTGTTCAACTCTTCCTTTGAACCGTAAACCCACTCATACGTATCATCCCACGGCGAAGCAAACTTCTGCAGACTGTACTTATATCCAAAACTGGAAAGAGCCTCTACAGATTCAGAAAAAATTTCCGGAACTTTCAGTATAACAATTGTGAAGCCCCAAAAGCTCTTCTGACCATTTTCATTCTCCAAATAAACCGGA
It encodes the following:
- a CDS encoding Wadjet anti-phage system protein JetD domain-containing protein, with product MGKTPIKHTLAGYIIKKTDTEGYRSGKLTGEKHFNKITEMMEFVGGRRKLIDQARFIENNTQAGHDGKIRISWIQVNSDIKKIDCDVSSIPELCRIEGVEDSRAKQLRLIESVKQWKSEVGDCDWICRYYDDILGRLEAGKSVTEAEEDMRFKCINAITRIKEPVWERVFSANVFKDSKKFEKCYRQKMVSILTKYSPYYEKDMEDYDTEGEEDDAKEDKKKSGLEILKMHGIMSYAQTMEWKGPLSYRIDDTCVIDTSKQIYGTIINTQTLEHASPVSLAGCKRIMTIENKANYESMQYDENTLYVFCHGYFTPKEVYFLKKLSLIVSKECEFLHWGDMDFGGISIFLFIKDRIFEKLMPYRMGVADFEEALKKDAGIPLKASTREKLQKKDAGLLAELKEAILESDKTIEQERLL
- a CDS encoding diguanylate cyclase domain-containing protein: MKKLKKRFIIPAVVFILGMCALIGAIYVVGKSQEQQNRTNAKLNAMTYTERIYGELMEGIGVTDSLKQVVISGDGNINRFYDIAANMMDDSIQSIQIAPNGVVTEIYPEESNESSKIDLINDSDRGEISRYARDNDTVIMQGPLELKQGGYGIAVRNPVYLENENGQKSFWGFTIVILKVPEIFSESVEALSSFGYKYSLQKFASPWDDTYEWVYGSKEELNNPVIYDFNVYGYKWRLEILPKSGFYNNRYLLYLFIGGGVIVLLLAGLTAALISINENRKNFKRLAVTDALTGIYNRHGFDEQVEQYMRQNPQKHCVVAMLDIDDFKLVNDVYGHAAGDGALQKLAESMKQYFSKDVILGRNGGDEFSIFMPDCTVEEVKPFLKKFTGETKKFYCKGEEHTFTISLGFAEYPVLADDRSQLMRCADMALYEVKMRGKNGCMAYREGERIKSRAKLGFAVKDIIDNMPGAFIVYRADKENDEILLANSELLRLTGCKNMDELLAYTGKSFCNLIRPDEQESCQKSIWSQINGGHSNDYIFFHMRKADGTYISVLNHGRIVDSVHNGRVFYVMIMDLKSLQRHYGDCLELVEK
- a CDS encoding VOC family protein, with the protein product MSLIKGIHHVSMKCSSTEEYEKTIDFYKNILGIPVAREWQAGIMLDTGNGIVEIFNDGDDAPGKGVIRHFAFATDDVDACVEAVKAAGYEVFIEPKDIEIASTPVFPARIAFCKGPLGEEIELFEEK
- a CDS encoding dihydroorotase; this translates as MIIKNGIIADPASGLYEHMDILVKDGKIVKISPDISCASDAAATEKEEIIDASGMIVGPGLIDTHVHFRDPGFTYKEDIHTGSLAAAKGGFTTVVCMANTKPTVDNVDTLKDNLTRGKQEKIRMYQAAAISHSLKGQDEVDMAALKEAGACGFTDDGIPLTNAAFCYRAMQNAAKLDMPISLHEEDPAFIKNNGINHGKISDALGIYGSPSIAEEALVARDCLLALRSGADVVIQHISSGVSVDIVRTYKKLGARLHAEATPHHFTLTEDAVLEHGTLAKMNPPLRTEADRQKIIEGLIDGTIDLIATDHAPHSTEEKSKPVTEAPSGIIGLETSLALGITSLVKPGHLSMLELLEKMTINPARLYHMPYGTISEGAAADFVIFDPDEKWVPCEYASKSSNTPFTGMELTGKVKYTVCGGNVIYSDK